The Neobacillus sp. OS1-2 genome includes a window with the following:
- a CDS encoding YjcG family protein, translating to MKFGVVIFPSKKLQDLVNSYRKRYDPHYSLIPPHVTIKNGFEALEEDAKEYADKLRQIAGNTKPFTLKTSKISSFQPVNNVIYFKIEPTEELLNLHAEIKQEFNEQTTDYAFVPHITIGQKLSNDEHSDVFGSLRMTKVNHEETVDRFHLLYQLENGSWTVYETFRLGKE from the coding sequence ATGAAATTTGGTGTAGTTATTTTCCCATCCAAAAAGCTTCAAGACTTAGTGAATTCTTATCGCAAACGCTATGACCCACATTATTCCCTTATTCCTCCACATGTAACGATAAAGAATGGTTTTGAAGCTCTTGAAGAGGATGCCAAGGAATATGCTGATAAATTACGGCAAATCGCTGGCAATACAAAACCTTTCACCTTAAAAACATCTAAAATTAGCTCTTTTCAACCTGTAAATAATGTTATCTATTTTAAAATAGAGCCAACTGAAGAACTTTTAAACTTGCATGCTGAGATTAAACAGGAATTTAACGAACAAACGACAGACTATGCCTTTGTGCCCCATATTACAATTGGACAAAAGCTTTCCAATGATGAGCACTCCGATGTGTTTGGTTCACTAAGGATGACTAAAGTGAATCACGAAGAAACGGTGGACCGCTTCCATTTACTTTATCAATTGGAAAATGGATCATGGACTGTTTATGAAACTTTTCGTCTGGGAAAGGAATAG
- a CDS encoding GNAT family N-acetyltransferase codes for MKVKIVENQNELEDAFSVRKIVFVEEQNVPLEEEIDQFEDEATHFVMYQEGAPVGAGRFRIVDGYGKVERICVMKGARKTGTGKALMNEIESYAQMQGLHKLKLNAQTQAIPFYARLGYEVVSEEFMDAGIPHRTMIKEV; via the coding sequence GTGAAAGTTAAGATTGTCGAGAATCAAAATGAACTTGAAGATGCTTTTTCTGTTAGAAAGATTGTTTTTGTGGAAGAACAAAATGTTCCGCTTGAAGAGGAAATCGACCAATTCGAGGATGAAGCCACTCATTTTGTCATGTACCAGGAAGGTGCTCCTGTCGGTGCCGGCAGATTTCGGATTGTTGACGGCTATGGGAAAGTGGAACGAATTTGTGTGATGAAAGGAGCCCGAAAGACAGGTACAGGCAAGGCGCTTATGAACGAAATAGAAAGCTATGCCCAAATGCAGGGATTACACAAATTAAAACTTAATGCCCAGACACAAGCCATCCCCTTCTATGCTAGACTTGGCTATGAAGTAGTCTCAGAGGAATTTATGGATGCAGGAATTCCCCATCGAACGATGATTAAAGAAGTTTAA
- a CDS encoding esterase family protein has translation MEFPRGTIKELTFQSNELGEEMQLLIYLPANFSPLYKYSLLIAQDGRDYFQLGRIGRLADEFLFEREIENIIIVGIPYKNVEDRRRKYHPDGEQNQQYIRFLAHELVPFLDKEFPTYHMGSTRALIGDSLGATVSLMTALYYPHTFGKVLLQSPFVNDKVLKLVEEFKEAQLIEIYHGIGTQEIEVKTTDGKTSDFLSPNRQLSKVMTEKPFTYFYEEFRGNHTWTYWQPDLRRALKMMF, from the coding sequence TCAAAGAACTTACCTTTCAAAGTAACGAACTTGGAGAAGAAATGCAGCTCCTTATTTATCTGCCTGCAAACTTCTCGCCGCTCTATAAATACTCGCTGCTAATCGCTCAGGATGGACGGGATTATTTTCAGCTTGGTCGAATTGGTCGATTGGCAGATGAGTTTCTTTTTGAACGAGAAATTGAAAATATAATTATAGTTGGGATACCCTATAAGAATGTGGAAGACCGCCGACGAAAGTACCACCCGGACGGTGAGCAAAATCAACAATACATACGGTTTCTTGCGCATGAATTAGTGCCTTTTCTTGATAAAGAATTTCCTACCTACCATATGGGCTCGACAAGGGCGCTAATTGGTGACTCTTTAGGGGCAACCGTCTCATTAATGACTGCGCTTTATTACCCGCATACCTTTGGGAAAGTGCTGCTACAGTCTCCTTTTGTTAACGATAAGGTATTGAAATTAGTCGAAGAGTTTAAAGAGGCACAGCTAATCGAGATTTATCACGGTATTGGCACACAAGAAATAGAAGTAAAAACTACCGATGGAAAAACAAGTGATTTCTTAAGCCCCAACCGACAGCTTTCCAAAGTGATGACGGAGAAACCTTTTACCTATTTTTATGAAGAATTTAGGGGCAATCATACATGGACATACTGGCAGCCGGATTTAAGACGTGCCCTTAAAATGATGTTTTAG